The following proteins come from a genomic window of Anas platyrhynchos isolate ZD024472 breed Pekin duck chromosome 20, IASCAAS_PekinDuck_T2T, whole genome shotgun sequence:
- the LOC106015372 gene encoding uncharacterized protein, which produces MQLSVDIIQILHPNFVVKGQTSCVEILNRNPRLKVRRQCRRRRATVRACGYSCERKKENHQQPCKKGLYCKICGAEILPKAEGTLRKARYSNIELKIIWKLFRNTTVRSKESINNCACQLAGSSEDDNMMLVISDAASLKHLKETLKVYQMPVKSKDVNAGLSLNAIWNEKEYSLTSYLQCRNCVIQSISACPLIGAEVTHFNNKVQSQVWLLPSSVRYCLLLQNPKN; this is translated from the exons ATGCAATTATCTGTAGATATAATTCAGATTCTTCACCCTAACTTTGTGGTCAAAGGACAAACATCATGTGTGGAAATTCTGAATAGAAACCCAA GATTGAAAGTTCGGAGACAATGCAGGCGAAGAAGAGCTACAGTTAGGGCATGTGGctacagctgtgaaagaaag AAGGAAAACCACCAACAACCTTGCAAGAAAGGACTCTATTGTAAAATATGTGGAGCTGAAATACTACCAAAAGCAGAAG GAACTTTGAGAAAAGCTCGGTACAGTAATATTGAACTGAAAATAATCTGGAAACTCTTCAGAAATACTACAGTAAGAAGTAAAGAATCCATTAATAACTGTGCATGTCAACTAGCTGGCAGCTCAGAAGATGATAATATGATGTTGGTCATCTCAGATGCTGCAAGTCTTAAGCATCTAAAAGAAACTTTGAAGGTTTATCAGATGCCCGTGAAAAGCAAAG ATGTGAATGCCGGTTTATCTTTAAATGCTATTTGGAATGAGAAGGAATATTCTCTGACAAGTTACTTACAATGCAGGAACTGTGTCATCCAGTCGATTTCTGCATGTCCTTTGATAGGAGCTGAGGTTACTCACTTCAATAATAAAGTACAGTCTCAG